The proteins below come from a single Kitasatospora sp. NBC_00315 genomic window:
- a CDS encoding long-chain fatty acid--CoA ligase — MREFTNPAPAVPVTGGLADSLYDTAERTPSLVQLARRREDPEDQQSPGQWRDVTAAAFRDEVLGLAKGLLTRGVRYGDRVALMSRTRYEWTLFDYALWSIGAIPVPVYPTSAPEQVRWILAETQAVACVVEDENHAMTVGAVCDALPDLTGIWQLDHGCVAAITEAGRGVPDSLVHRQRLGVTADTVATVVYTSGTTGRPKGCLLTHGNLGTEADSLLDGWHDVFHDTGGGPPSTLLFLPMAHVYGRVAQIAAVRGGIRLGHLAEVSADALLPALAEYRPTFLIAVPYILEKIYQRAGRAAEEAGRGELFGHAAEVAVEWAAAREQKALGNGPGPGPRLRLRHAAYDRTVYQRLRAVLGGRVRNLMSGGSTLNRELGLFFAGAGLTLYEGYGLTETAAAVTANPPGRAKFGTVGRPLPGASVSIADDGEVWVRGPMVFGGYLNHPRCTAEAFYDGWLATGDLGHLDDDGYLTIIGRKKDLIVTSSGKNLAPAALEERVQAHPLVSQCLVVGDDRPYVAALITLDGPALAHWLKTRGREQLDEWAVLADEELHAEVQRAVAAANTAVSRAESIRAFRLLPHEFTLEQGLMTPSLKLRRAAVTERYADDIEELYAG, encoded by the coding sequence GTGCGCGAGTTCACCAACCCCGCCCCGGCCGTACCGGTCACCGGCGGACTCGCCGACTCGCTCTACGACACCGCCGAACGCACTCCCTCCCTGGTCCAGCTGGCCCGCCGCCGGGAGGACCCCGAGGACCAGCAGAGCCCCGGGCAGTGGCGGGACGTCACGGCCGCCGCCTTCCGCGACGAGGTGCTCGGCCTGGCCAAGGGCCTGCTCACCCGCGGCGTGCGGTACGGCGACCGGGTCGCCCTGATGTCCCGCACCCGGTACGAGTGGACGCTGTTCGACTACGCCCTGTGGTCGATCGGCGCGATCCCCGTCCCGGTCTACCCCACCTCGGCTCCCGAACAGGTCCGCTGGATCCTCGCCGAGACCCAGGCGGTGGCCTGTGTGGTGGAGGACGAGAACCACGCGATGACGGTCGGCGCGGTCTGCGACGCCCTCCCCGACCTCACCGGGATCTGGCAGCTCGACCACGGCTGCGTGGCCGCCATCACCGAAGCCGGCCGCGGCGTGCCCGACTCGCTGGTGCACCGTCAGCGCCTGGGTGTCACCGCGGACACCGTCGCCACCGTCGTCTACACCTCGGGCACCACCGGCCGCCCCAAGGGCTGCCTGCTCACCCACGGCAACCTCGGCACCGAGGCGGACAGCCTGCTGGACGGCTGGCACGACGTCTTCCACGACACCGGCGGCGGGCCGCCCTCCACCCTGCTGTTCCTGCCGATGGCCCATGTGTACGGGCGGGTGGCCCAGATCGCGGCGGTGCGCGGCGGCATCCGGCTGGGGCACCTCGCGGAGGTCAGTGCGGACGCGCTGCTGCCCGCCCTGGCGGAGTACCGCCCGACCTTCCTGATCGCCGTGCCGTACATCCTGGAGAAGATCTACCAACGGGCCGGCCGGGCCGCCGAGGAGGCCGGCCGGGGCGAGCTCTTCGGGCACGCCGCCGAGGTCGCCGTGGAGTGGGCCGCCGCCCGCGAGCAGAAGGCGCTCGGAAACGGCCCCGGCCCCGGCCCCCGGCTCCGCCTGCGGCACGCGGCCTACGACCGGACGGTCTACCAGCGGCTGCGGGCGGTGCTCGGCGGACGGGTGCGCAACCTGATGTCCGGCGGCTCGACTCTCAACCGCGAACTCGGCCTGTTCTTCGCCGGCGCCGGCCTGACGCTCTACGAGGGCTACGGACTGACCGAGACGGCCGCCGCGGTCACGGCCAACCCGCCCGGCCGCGCCAAGTTCGGCACCGTCGGCCGCCCGCTGCCCGGCGCCTCGGTGTCCATCGCCGACGACGGCGAGGTCTGGGTCCGCGGCCCGATGGTGTTCGGCGGCTACCTGAACCACCCGCGATGTACCGCCGAGGCCTTCTACGACGGCTGGCTCGCCACCGGCGACCTCGGCCACCTCGACGACGACGGCTACCTCACCATCATCGGCCGCAAGAAGGACCTGATCGTCACCAGCAGCGGCAAGAACCTCGCCCCGGCCGCCCTGGAGGAGCGCGTACAGGCGCACCCGCTGGTCTCCCAGTGCCTGGTCGTGGGCGACGACCGCCCGTACGTCGCCGCCCTGATCACCCTGGACGGGCCCGCCCTGGCGCACTGGCTGAAGACCCGGGGCCGCGAACAGCTGGACGAGTGGGCCGTCCTCGCGGACGAGGAGCTGCACGCCGAGGTCCAGCGTGCCGTGGCCGCCGCCAACACCGCCGTCTCCCGCGCCGAGTCGATCCGGGCCTTCCGGCTGCTCCCCCATGAGTTCACCCTCGAACAGGGGCTGATGACCCCGTCGCTGAAGCTCCGGCGGGCCGCCGTCACCGAGCGCTACGCGGACGACATCGAGGAGCTGTACGCCGGCTAG
- a CDS encoding polysaccharide deacetylase family protein codes for MSTPTRRLASCAAVAALAVFGLAAPAAQAAPGVALPTVNLATNPGFEIPALPLADWGSVPGWSCGAGEATVTTASPAPHDGASALTVTPANGDSTGECAQTVSVLPGTTYTASAWVRGSYVFLGATGTGHDVAPSWTASTGDGWQQLTTTFTTGADTGSVRLYLHGWYGQGPFSADDVRVDGPAPTPARATWNAPTTDKVVFFTVDDGWVRTPEAERFIADHKLPITAFALPMPSGFEPDYFKRVTAVPGSSVQDHTVSHRDLTTLSLAEQQAEICDARDADIRYYGAAPTIFRPPYLTWNADTLQAAANCGIHTVLTATADFTSGAANIWHGGPLQPGDVVLMHFTDTLASDLQRALTAAQEAGLTPAALTDYLH; via the coding sequence GTGTCCACACCCACGCGCCGTCTGGCGTCCTGCGCCGCCGTCGCGGCCCTCGCCGTGTTCGGCCTCGCGGCGCCCGCCGCCCAGGCCGCGCCCGGCGTAGCCTTACCCACCGTCAACCTCGCCACCAACCCCGGGTTCGAGATCCCGGCCCTTCCGCTCGCCGACTGGGGCTCCGTCCCCGGCTGGAGCTGCGGCGCGGGCGAGGCGACCGTCACGACCGCCTCGCCCGCCCCGCACGACGGCGCCTCGGCCCTGACCGTCACCCCGGCGAACGGCGACTCCACCGGCGAGTGCGCCCAGACCGTCTCGGTGCTGCCCGGCACCACCTACACCGCCTCCGCCTGGGTGCGCGGATCGTACGTCTTCCTCGGCGCCACCGGGACGGGCCACGACGTCGCCCCGTCCTGGACGGCGAGCACCGGCGACGGGTGGCAGCAGTTGACCACCACCTTCACCACCGGCGCCGACACCGGCTCGGTCCGGCTCTACCTGCACGGCTGGTACGGCCAGGGGCCGTTCTCCGCCGACGACGTCCGGGTCGACGGCCCGGCGCCCACGCCGGCCCGGGCCACCTGGAACGCGCCGACCACCGACAAGGTGGTCTTCTTCACCGTCGACGACGGCTGGGTGCGTACGCCCGAGGCGGAGCGGTTCATCGCCGACCACAAGCTCCCGATCACGGCCTTCGCCCTGCCGATGCCCTCGGGCTTCGAGCCGGACTACTTCAAGCGGGTCACCGCCGTCCCCGGCTCCTCCGTCCAGGACCACACCGTCTCGCACCGCGACCTCACCACGCTGTCGCTCGCCGAGCAGCAGGCGGAGATCTGCGATGCCAGAGACGCCGACATCCGGTACTACGGCGCCGCCCCGACGATATTCCGCCCGCCGTACCTGACCTGGAACGCGGACACCCTGCAGGCCGCCGCCAACTGCGGCATCCACACCGTGCTGACGGCCACCGCCGACTTCACCTCGGGCGCTGCGAACATCTGGCACGGCGGGCCGCTGCAGCCCGGTGACGTGGTGCTCATGCACTTCACGGACACCCTGGCGAGCGACCTCCAGCGGGCTCTGACGGCGGCCCAGGAGGCCGGACTCACCCCGGCCGCGCTCACCGACTACCTGCACTGA
- a CDS encoding IclR family transcriptional regulator: MTEAATAQSPPAGAQAVQRALGLLHCFHDNGPDLSASDLARRTGLSVSTAHRLARTLVSTGFLDQDERTARYRLGPAVAELGQLTFHQRGLHLAGPELELLSRRTGATADLAIRSGPHAVILVGASVRPDTGLGLRRPLHSTALGKVLLAWPRPGEGGEPALGRLESFTERTITEPELLLAELERVRENGYALNDGESAAGVRTVAVPVLDAAGQARFALAVRSTPEHLTDERLERFLGHARTCAGALGVLLLAPEQRAG; the protein is encoded by the coding sequence ATGACCGAGGCGGCCACCGCCCAGAGCCCGCCCGCCGGCGCGCAGGCCGTCCAACGGGCGCTCGGGCTGCTGCACTGTTTCCACGACAACGGGCCCGACCTCAGCGCCTCGGACCTGGCCCGGCGGACCGGTCTCTCGGTCTCCACCGCGCACCGGCTCGCGCGGACGCTGGTCAGTACCGGCTTCCTCGACCAGGACGAGCGGACCGCGCGCTACCGGCTGGGCCCGGCCGTCGCCGAACTCGGCCAACTCACCTTCCACCAGCGGGGCCTGCATCTGGCCGGGCCCGAGCTGGAGCTGCTCTCCCGGCGTACCGGCGCCACCGCCGACCTGGCGATCCGCAGCGGACCGCACGCGGTGATCCTGGTCGGCGCCTCGGTCCGGCCGGACACCGGGCTGGGCCTGCGCCGGCCACTGCACTCCACCGCGCTCGGCAAGGTGTTGCTCGCCTGGCCGCGCCCGGGCGAGGGCGGCGAGCCGGCACTCGGGCGGCTGGAATCCTTCACCGAGCGGACGATCACCGAACCGGAGCTGCTGCTGGCCGAGTTGGAGCGCGTCCGGGAGAACGGCTACGCGCTCAACGACGGCGAGTCGGCCGCCGGGGTGCGCACCGTGGCCGTCCCGGTGCTCGACGCCGCCGGGCAGGCCAGGTTCGCACTGGCCGTCCGCTCCACGCCGGAGCACCTCACCGACGAGCGCCTGGAGCGGTTCCTCGGCCACGCCCGGACCTGCGCGGGCGCACTCGGCGTCCTGTTGCTGGCGCCGGAACAACGAGCGGGCTGA
- a CDS encoding ABC transporter substrate-binding protein produces the protein MKFARPVLLAGALLATTTTACGGAARAGSVAVAPAPAGVEVRLPDPGNSGVLAVARKDGSLERALAAVHATVSWSAAPAAPAGFAQAAQALDSGALDVAQGTISTGLALLAGQPAFEFFAAAQPDPVGEGILVKNNSGIRTVRDLIGRRVAVDPGGPGEYLLLQALAKNGVPADRVQRVRLDPAATRSAFATGEVDAWATTGEPVVTELARSSAYMVVSGFGAGSDNYRLWAVRTELVRQHPDVVRALYRYLHEAEGRAQQDPAAYLNVFTDSGPDSVSGRAEELRVDAGRAASPVEPIREADTVRLEKVAKLLADQGVVPAAIDVRAHLLDPAVLTGGAG, from the coding sequence GTGAAGTTCGCCCGACCCGTCCTGCTCGCCGGTGCTCTGCTGGCCACCACCACCACCGCCTGCGGCGGCGCCGCCCGGGCGGGCTCCGTCGCCGTCGCACCCGCGCCGGCGGGCGTCGAGGTGCGGCTGCCCGATCCCGGCAACTCCGGTGTGCTGGCGGTGGCCAGGAAGGACGGTTCGCTGGAGCGGGCACTCGCCGCGGTGCACGCCACGGTGAGCTGGTCGGCCGCTCCGGCCGCTCCGGCCGGTTTCGCGCAGGCCGCCCAGGCGCTCGACTCCGGTGCGCTGGACGTGGCCCAGGGCACCATCAGCACGGGCCTCGCGCTGCTGGCCGGGCAGCCGGCCTTCGAGTTCTTCGCCGCCGCCCAGCCGGATCCGGTCGGCGAGGGCATCCTGGTCAAGAACAACTCCGGGATCAGGACGGTGAGGGATCTGATCGGACGCAGGGTCGCCGTCGACCCGGGCGGCCCGGGTGAGTACCTACTGCTCCAGGCGCTCGCCAAGAACGGGGTCCCGGCCGACCGGGTCCAGCGGGTGCGGCTCGATCCGGCGGCCACCCGGAGCGCCTTCGCCACCGGCGAGGTGGACGCCTGGGCCACCACCGGCGAGCCGGTCGTCACCGAACTCGCCCGGTCGAGCGCGTACATGGTGGTCAGCGGATTCGGCGCGGGCTCCGACAACTACCGGCTCTGGGCGGTGCGCACCGAGCTGGTGCGGCAGCACCCCGACGTGGTGCGGGCGCTCTACCGCTACCTGCACGAGGCGGAGGGCAGGGCCCAGCAGGATCCGGCCGCCTACCTCAACGTCTTCACCGACAGCGGACCTGACTCGGTCTCCGGCCGCGCCGAGGAGCTGCGGGTCGACGCCGGGCGGGCGGCCTCCCCGGTCGAACCGATCCGGGAGGCCGACACCGTCCGGCTGGAGAAGGTGGCGAAACTCCTCGCGGATCAGGGGGTGGTGCCCGCGGCGATCGACGTACGGGCCCATCTGCTGGATCCGGCCGTGCTCACCGGCGGTGCCGGATGA
- a CDS encoding DUF742 domain-containing protein, with protein MTEGTEQEPEAGVFAPRPAQDERWFDDDAGPMVRLFSMTKGRARPTEDGLFDLISMIAVADRGAAARSGEPVLDPEHHTLLDRCRHEPLTVAELGSYTDLPVSVVRVLLGDLYDAELITVTRPVPLAQLPDERLLREVINGLRAL; from the coding sequence ATGACCGAGGGGACGGAACAGGAGCCGGAGGCGGGCGTGTTCGCGCCGCGGCCGGCGCAGGACGAGCGCTGGTTCGACGACGACGCGGGCCCGATGGTCCGGCTGTTCTCGATGACCAAGGGACGGGCCAGGCCGACCGAGGACGGCCTGTTCGACCTGATCTCGATGATCGCCGTCGCCGACCGGGGAGCCGCGGCGCGCAGCGGTGAGCCGGTCCTCGACCCCGAGCACCACACCCTCCTCGACCGGTGCCGACACGAGCCGCTCACCGTCGCGGAGCTCGGCTCCTACACCGACCTGCCGGTCAGCGTGGTGCGGGTGCTGCTCGGCGACCTGTACGACGCCGAGCTGATCACCGTCACCCGTCCCGTCCCGCTCGCCCAGCTCCCGGACGAGCGCCTGCTGCGGGAAGTGATCAATGGCCTCCGTGCGCTCTGA
- a CDS encoding ATP/GTP-binding protein, with product MASVRSDPDASPGRWPGGPAVALKILIAGGFGAGKTTLVGAVSEIRPLRTEEQLSELGRPFDDLSGVEAKRTTTVAMDFGRIDLRAGLALYLFGTPGQDRFWFVWDELAQGSLGAVVLADTRRLADCFPSVDFFERRGIPFVVGVNCFEGTEVFAPDDVRAALDLDPGVPVVLCDARRREDGKNLLITLVEHAAAGRSAAPVPSV from the coding sequence ATGGCCTCCGTGCGCTCTGACCCCGACGCCTCGCCCGGGCGCTGGCCCGGCGGCCCGGCCGTCGCCCTCAAGATCCTGATCGCCGGGGGGTTCGGCGCCGGCAAGACCACGCTGGTCGGGGCGGTCAGCGAGATCCGCCCGCTGCGCACCGAGGAGCAACTCAGCGAACTCGGAAGGCCGTTCGACGACCTCTCGGGGGTCGAGGCGAAGCGGACCACCACGGTGGCGATGGACTTCGGCCGGATCGACCTCCGCGCGGGTCTGGCGCTCTACCTCTTCGGCACCCCCGGGCAGGACCGGTTCTGGTTCGTCTGGGACGAGTTGGCCCAGGGTTCGCTGGGCGCCGTGGTGCTCGCCGACACCCGCCGGCTGGCCGACTGCTTCCCCTCCGTGGACTTCTTCGAGCGGCGCGGCATCCCGTTCGTGGTCGGCGTGAACTGTTTCGAGGGCACCGAGGTGTTCGCCCCGGACGACGTCCGCGCGGCCCTGGATCTCGACCCCGGGGTACCGGTGGTGCTCTGCGACGCACGCCGCCGCGAGGACGGCAAGAACCTGCTGATCACCCTGGTCGAGCACGCCGCGGCCGGGCGGTCGGCGGCCCCTGTGCCGTCCGTATGA
- a CDS encoding roadblock/LC7 domain-containing protein yields MTSTTQPSGDLNWLLDDLVARVAALRHGVILSSDGLATGASSGLGREDAEHLAAVAAGFHSLAKGAGRHFQVGGVRQTMVELDEAFLFITAAGDGSCLAVLSEAEADIGLIAYEMALLVKRVGEHLAAEPRTAPPGR; encoded by the coding sequence ATGACCAGTACGACGCAGCCGTCCGGGGACCTCAACTGGCTCCTGGACGACCTCGTGGCACGGGTCGCGGCCCTGCGGCACGGCGTGATCCTCTCCAGCGACGGGCTGGCCACGGGGGCCTCCAGCGGCCTCGGCCGCGAGGACGCCGAGCACCTGGCCGCGGTCGCCGCCGGCTTCCACAGCCTGGCCAAGGGTGCCGGCCGGCACTTCCAGGTCGGCGGGGTCCGGCAGACCATGGTCGAACTGGACGAGGCATTCCTCTTCATCACGGCGGCCGGCGACGGAAGTTGCCTGGCCGTCCTCAGTGAGGCCGAGGCCGACATCGGCCTGATCGCCTACGAGATGGCGCTGCTGGTCAAGCGGGTCGGCGAGCACCTCGCCGCCGAGCCGCGCACCGCACCGCCCGGGAGATGA
- a CDS encoding GNAT family N-acetyltransferase — protein sequence MELIMVDVEPGQAAMRIDVAPLIRALRPGLGQREFAEFAEEAHRQGLLFTAAYDPAGRCVGVATHRVLATSRGRLLFVDDLVTEPGVRSGGVGTRLVEELHARARRAGCARIELDSGMANHGAHRFYHAQRMSIVALHFAKDLSLEP from the coding sequence ATGGAACTGATCATGGTTGATGTGGAGCCGGGGCAGGCCGCGATGAGGATCGACGTGGCCCCGCTCATCCGTGCGTTGCGTCCCGGACTCGGTCAGCGGGAGTTCGCGGAGTTCGCCGAGGAGGCGCACCGTCAGGGCCTGCTGTTCACTGCTGCCTACGACCCGGCCGGGCGATGCGTCGGGGTGGCGACACACCGGGTGCTGGCGACCAGCCGTGGCCGGCTGCTCTTCGTCGACGACCTGGTCACCGAGCCCGGGGTGCGCTCCGGGGGCGTCGGCACCCGGCTCGTCGAGGAACTGCACGCGCGGGCCCGCCGGGCCGGGTGCGCCCGGATCGAACTGGACTCGGGGATGGCCAACCACGGGGCGCACCGCTTCTACCACGCCCAGCGGATGTCCATCGTCGCGCTGCACTTCGCCAAGGACCTGAGCCTGGAGCCGTAG
- a CDS encoding winged helix-turn-helix domain-containing protein: MSSSSTATLSVPSATPHLRAVRSVLPSPVERRHQGAAQQPTAQPYGAPQFVGPGQHPAVQPPQALLTALPEGATVVAALPHSALPQGLLAQYGVQFGVPGSHPMVGYLVLVPAESAQAPAPAVSVLPAPVAEARPAKPATGRGISVDVERRNAYVDGRLLDLTYLEFELLAHLTGHPQRVHTRDHLVSAVWGYGHVGDGRTVDVHVARLRRKLGAGYRDSIVTVRRVGYKYTPVA; the protein is encoded by the coding sequence ATGTCTTCTTCCTCCACCGCCACCCTCTCCGTTCCGTCCGCGACCCCGCACCTGCGCGCGGTCCGCTCCGTCCTGCCCTCCCCCGTCGAGCGCCGGCACCAGGGCGCCGCCCAGCAGCCGACCGCTCAGCCGTACGGGGCCCCGCAGTTCGTCGGCCCGGGGCAGCACCCGGCGGTCCAGCCGCCGCAGGCCCTGCTGACCGCGCTCCCCGAGGGCGCCACCGTCGTCGCGGCGCTCCCGCACTCCGCACTCCCGCAGGGTCTACTGGCCCAGTACGGCGTGCAGTTCGGCGTGCCGGGCAGCCACCCGATGGTCGGCTACCTGGTCCTCGTCCCGGCGGAGAGCGCGCAGGCGCCCGCTCCGGCGGTCAGCGTCCTTCCCGCGCCGGTCGCCGAGGCCCGCCCCGCGAAGCCCGCCACCGGCCGCGGGATCAGCGTCGACGTCGAGCGCCGGAACGCCTACGTGGACGGCAGGTTGCTCGATCTGACCTACCTGGAGTTCGAGCTGCTGGCGCACCTCACCGGTCACCCGCAGCGGGTGCACACCCGCGACCACCTGGTCTCCGCCGTCTGGGGTTACGGCCACGTCGGCGACGGCCGCACGGTGGACGTGCACGTCGCCCGGCTGCGCCGCAAGCTGGGCGCGGGCTACCGCGACAGCATCGTGACCGTCCGCCGGGTGGGCTACAAGTACACGCCCGTCGCGTAG
- a CDS encoding nitrate- and nitrite sensing domain-containing protein, which produces MRLRSSSIRAKVIALLMVPIVALVALWIYATLATTGDVWTQLQVADTYTEFGGSVEQYAHDLQDERRAAVQRLADPRSQAAADAFQKTQTITDRDAQVLRLMADGSAAKKMDAGQRAKYQDILHSANDLAALRSQINRSALSWDYVLGQYSDLIKPTFAFRSAFVSRQSGQLPRQGTILIELVRAREYLSQEDAAMEGLRTSTGRTTPEQYQAALDALHDQQALFTVYLAELDPGDQGDYTALRSGDNWSALERAERDFAGAGGYDKVAAAMNGDDWHGVADHALSDLAAINNRLASDIADRARSYSIGLLWRGGIAGFIGLAAIVLSIVISYRIGRGMARELIGLRNAAQELAANRLPSVMLRLRRGEPVDIAAETPDLQFGPAEVGQVGRAINAVQRAAVEAAVEQAELRRGVSAVFVNLARRSQVLLHRQLTLLDTMERRTEDPAELEDLFRLDHLTTRMRRHAEGLIILSGGSPGRAWRKPVRMVDVVRAAVGEVEDYARVIVRPFPGTGLLGSAVADVTHLIAELVENAAVFSPPQTQVTVQGEVVAHGFALEIDDRGLGLSTQALADINQRLAVEQEFDLADTDRLGLFVVSRLARRHGVRVHLRPSPYGGTTAVVLIPRELLAEAPDVMAEQPAPPAAERSRTAPAPGARRGQRELVAVPALADAAGRRRHAGPVPAADEADPGDRNRGGGPRPSLAEPAREPGGLPRRRPGGPVLVPAPAGSDAESRGRHRREENAEPASAGAATAGSPQPAAGPDAAPAAGGLLPRRVRQANLAPQLKERAAQAAQGGGVGAAGTDAARERSPEEARATFASFQRGFTRGRGDRGARPGSLTVVPDVPAPAVPSPAPPGPALFDPLAGFSRRALTSAPRPAALPPAPAGPAALTGRRTVAPVAPPRSASPGSPAAPAVPASPASSASPAPSAPPAPAEGTDS; this is translated from the coding sequence ATGCGTCTGCGCAGCAGCTCGATCCGCGCGAAGGTCATCGCGCTGCTCATGGTGCCCATCGTCGCGTTGGTCGCCCTGTGGATCTACGCGACCCTGGCCACCACCGGCGACGTCTGGACCCAACTGCAGGTCGCCGACACCTACACCGAGTTCGGCGGGTCGGTGGAGCAGTACGCCCACGATCTGCAGGACGAGCGCCGCGCCGCCGTCCAACGCCTGGCCGACCCGCGCTCGCAGGCCGCCGCCGACGCGTTCCAGAAGACGCAGACGATCACCGACCGGGACGCCCAGGTGCTGCGCCTCATGGCGGACGGCAGCGCGGCCAAGAAGATGGACGCGGGGCAGCGCGCCAAGTACCAGGACATCCTGCACAGCGCCAACGACCTCGCCGCGCTCCGCAGCCAGATCAACCGCTCGGCGCTGAGCTGGGACTACGTCCTCGGCCAGTACAGCGACCTGATCAAGCCCACCTTCGCCTTCCGCTCGGCGTTCGTCAGCCGGCAGAGCGGCCAGCTGCCCCGGCAGGGCACCATCCTGATCGAGCTGGTCCGGGCCCGCGAGTACCTCTCGCAGGAGGACGCCGCGATGGAGGGCCTGCGCACCTCCACCGGCCGCACCACCCCCGAGCAGTACCAGGCGGCCCTGGACGCCCTGCACGACCAGCAGGCGCTGTTCACCGTGTACCTCGCCGAGCTCGACCCGGGGGACCAGGGCGACTACACCGCGCTACGCAGCGGCGACAACTGGTCGGCGCTGGAGCGCGCCGAGCGCGACTTCGCCGGCGCCGGGGGCTACGACAAGGTCGCCGCCGCGATGAACGGCGACGACTGGCACGGGGTGGCCGACCACGCCCTCAGCGACCTCGCGGCGATCAACAACCGGCTGGCGAGCGACATCGCCGACCGGGCCCGCTCCTACTCGATCGGCCTGCTCTGGCGCGGTGGCATCGCCGGGTTCATCGGACTCGCCGCGATCGTGCTCTCCATCGTGATCTCGTACCGGATCGGGCGGGGCATGGCCCGCGAGCTGATCGGCCTGCGCAACGCGGCCCAGGAGCTCGCCGCCAACCGGCTGCCGTCGGTGATGCTGCGGCTGCGCCGCGGCGAGCCCGTCGACATCGCGGCGGAGACTCCTGACCTGCAGTTCGGCCCGGCGGAGGTCGGGCAGGTCGGCCGGGCGATCAACGCCGTGCAGCGGGCCGCCGTCGAGGCCGCCGTGGAACAGGCCGAGCTGCGCCGCGGTGTGTCGGCCGTCTTCGTGAACCTGGCCCGCCGCAGCCAGGTGCTGCTGCACCGCCAGCTCACGCTGCTGGACACCATGGAGCGCCGTACCGAGGACCCGGCCGAGCTGGAGGACCTCTTCCGGCTGGACCACCTGACCACCCGTATGCGCCGGCACGCCGAGGGCCTGATCATTCTCTCCGGCGGATCGCCGGGCCGTGCCTGGCGCAAGCCGGTGCGGATGGTGGACGTGGTGCGTGCCGCCGTCGGCGAGGTGGAGGACTACGCCCGGGTGATCGTGCGGCCGTTCCCCGGCACCGGGCTGCTCGGCAGCGCCGTCGCGGACGTCACCCACCTGATCGCCGAACTGGTCGAGAACGCCGCGGTGTTCTCGCCGCCGCAGACCCAGGTCACCGTGCAGGGCGAGGTGGTCGCGCACGGCTTCGCGCTGGAGATCGACGACCGGGGCCTGGGCCTGAGCACCCAGGCGCTCGCCGACATCAACCAGCGGCTCGCCGTGGAGCAGGAGTTCGACCTCGCGGACACCGACCGGCTGGGCCTGTTCGTGGTCAGCCGGCTGGCCCGCCGGCACGGCGTCCGGGTGCACCTGCGTCCCTCGCCGTACGGGGGCACCACGGCCGTCGTGCTGATCCCGCGCGAACTGCTCGCCGAGGCGCCGGACGTCATGGCCGAGCAGCCGGCCCCGCCCGCCGCCGAGCGCTCCAGGACGGCGCCCGCGCCGGGGGCCAGACGGGGTCAGCGCGAGCTGGTCGCGGTACCGGCGCTCGCCGACGCCGCCGGCCGCCGGCGCCACGCGGGACCGGTTCCCGCCGCGGACGAGGCCGACCCCGGCGACCGCAACCGCGGGGGCGGCCCCCGCCCGTCCCTGGCCGAGCCCGCGCGCGAGCCCGGCGGGCTGCCGCGTCGCCGCCCGGGCGGCCCCGTGCTGGTGCCCGCGCCGGCCGGTTCGGACGCGGAGAGCCGGGGACGCCACCGTCGCGAGGAGAACGCCGAACCGGCTTCCGCGGGCGCCGCCACCGCCGGCTCGCCGCAGCCCGCCGCCGGTCCGGACGCGGCGCCGGCGGCCGGGGGGCTGCTGCCGCGCCGGGTGCGCCAGGCCAACCTGGCACCCCAGCTGAAGGAGCGGGCGGCGCAGGCCGCGCAGGGCGGCGGCGTGGGCGCGGCGGGCACCGACGCCGCCCGCGAGCGCTCGCCCGAGGAGGCCAGGGCCACCTTCGCCTCGTTCCAGCGCGGCTTCACCCGGGGCCGCGGGGACCGCGGCGCGCGCCCGGGCTCGCTGACGGTCGTGCCGGACGTCCCGGCGCCCGCCGTCCCGTCGCCGGCCCCGCCCGGGCCCGCGCTGTTCGACCCGCTCGCCGGCTTCTCCCGGCGCGCCCTGACCTCGGCGCCCCGGCCGGCCGCGTTGCCGCCGGCCCCGGCCGGACCGGCCGCGCTGACCGGGCGACGTACGGTGGCTCCGGTGGCCCCGCCACGATCGGCATCACCAGGATCACCGGCAGCTCCGGCGGTGCCGGCTTCACCTGCATCATCAGCTTCACCTGCACCATCCGCACCACCCGCTCCAGCGGAAGGAACTGATTCATGA